CCACCTGGCCTGTTGCGagaccttgagcgagtccctttgcttctctttgtctctgtttcctcatgggCTTCAATTCCCGTTcctccctttaggctgtgagctccaagtagacTCAAATCCAGCTCTACACCGTTATCATCGACGGtatttagaatgataataataattatgctacttgttgagtgtttactatctgccaggaactatactaagcgcaggggtagataggagtctatcaggccggacacagtccccgtctcacacggggctcacgtgtCTTaatccgtttcacagatgaggtgactggggcccagagaggttgagccatttgcccaaggacacgcagaagACCATGTGACAAGAGCTgggcttaggacccaggtccttctgacttccaggcccacgctctttccactaagctatcgatcgcttgctgtgtgcagagcactgcactaaacgcttgggagagtacaggctccctgcccacagtgagctaacggaCTAGAGATGAGCCAGTTGGAAAGGAAAAATCACGGCCCCGTCTGAAGGGTTTACACCGTCTGGACACTTGAATTTGAGATAGGCCCTCGGTAGACggcgggagaggctggggggggcgggggggtcccgaAAAGCGACTTTTTGTTTCAAGAGAGTTCTGGACAATCTCGCTGGTCTCCCCCGCTGATTCAGGGCAGCACTTCGCCTGCTCTTCCTTGTGTTCCCCCAGCTTTCTTCACCCCTGCCATGGAGTACACGAAGCAGGAGAACAGCAGCCTGCTGACCTGTCGGGCATCTGTGATCTACCCCCACGTAGAGTGGACGTGGAGTGGGGCCTCAGAAACTAAGAACCTCAAGGAAGGGAAGTCGGGTGATCTCTATTTCATCGAAAGTCAACAGACTGTCGCAGACTCCAGCTCTCTCACCTGGTGCTCCATCCAGAACTCCCTGCTGCGACGAACGTGGAAAGGAACCTGGACGAGGGCAGGTGGgcctccccgcttccccccccccaccccggccccccgggcctctGGGCTGTGAGAAACGTGGCGAGGGAAAGGCTTCAGGGAAATCTCACCTGGTTCGGGGGGACTCAGGTGAAGCCGGGAGAAGTCGGTCGGTGGCTGCGTCCCCTATCCGTGAGCCCGCCCGCAAAAGGCAAAGTAGGGAGCGCTTGGGACCGTAGAATTCGCCGGAGTTGGTGGGAACGTTCACTGCCTTGCGTATGTGTATGcgcatatatagatagatataggcaaagatataataactgtggcatttgttacgcgctcactTCGCGCCGAACGCCGTAtgaagcctggggtagatagaagataatcgggttggccacagccctacatagggctcgcggtcttacttaatccccattttccagatgaagtaacggaggcccagagaagtgaaatatcctgtatctaccccggcgcttagaacagtgctctgcacgtaggaagcgcttaacaaatgccataattgttattattattaaagtgacttgcccagggtcacataggagacaaatgaccgagccgggattaaagcccaggtccttctgactcccaggccggtggtctttccactgggccgcactgcctGTGTAGATATAATTATCTGTGTATAGATAAGAATATCTGTATCTAtctaaatatatatacatttaccattattcaatcagtggtatttatcgagcgctgtgtgcagagcactgaactgagcacttgggagagtacaatacaatagagctggttgacacaatccctgcctacaaggaatttacagattaGCCAcgtgacttctccgggcctcagtttccccgactataaagtgaggattcaatacctgtcctcccttccccttaggccgcgaaggactgtgtctgatttgatgatCTCGCATCTCTCCCATGCTTAATACACGGCCGGGCCCATCATAATCGTTCAATATCTCAGTGGTCTCCCTGACTCTGAGCCGATTTGACCCTTCTCTGAGTTTCTAGAACAAAAGCCCCATCCACCGGAAACGGTGCTTTCGCTAATGACCGTAGCTACGTTGAGCTGGTGCAGAAAAGAAGAGTCTCTTTGAAAAGGCAAAGTGCTAATTATTAGGGCGGTTTAAATAGTTCACGGGTTTTCTATGCTGAGCAAAGGCATCGGGTtatcctctcctctgtccctccagATACGCTCTCCTAAAAGATCGGTGCTCTAATTAGGCATCCAGGTAACTCTGACACAACCCTATCCAAATTCCCATTAGGAAGATTCTCTTCTTGGAAACCAGCTTAACCTCTCAGGGACCGACGGCACTTTTGGCGGCTTAAAATAATCTCTTTTCATGGTTTCTTTTTCCCGATTCTGTGCTCTTAGAGCCTCTGGTAGGAAATGAAGGCGAAGAGGTTTCATTTCCCTCTCTATGCGCAAAGGAGAAATTATCACCCGACTTACCTTTTATCGTCACTTGGTCCAAAGTCACTCAAGCTTCTTTGGTGGTCCTGGCGTCTTTTGATAACACCTCACGGAAGCTCAACATCCGTGAACCTCGACTCTCCTGGGATCCAAAGGCCGTCATTCAGGGAGTCAGCAATGTGACCTTAAAGAATCTTCTCCAGTCGGATGAGGGAGAGTACCTGTGTAGCATTTCGTCACGATCCTTCACCCAACTCACCGTGAGACAACTCACCGTGCAAAAACCCACCGTGCAAAAAGCCGCTACGCAAAAACTCACCGGGCAAAACCCCTTTATACTAAAACCCGCTGTGCAAAAACCTACCGTGCAAAAACCCACCGTGCAGAAACCCACCGTGCAAAAACCCACCGTGCAGAAACCCGCTACGCAAAAACCCACCGTGCAAAAACCCGCTACGCAAAAACTCACCGGGCAAAACCCCTTTATACTAAAACCCGCTGTGCAAAAACCTACCGTGCAAAACCCCACCGTGGAAAAACCCGCTACGCAAAAACTCACCGGGCAAAACCCCTTTATACTAAAACCCGCTGTGCAAAAACCTACCGTGCAAAAACCCACCGTGCAAAAACCCACCGTGCAAAAACCCACCGTGCAGAAATCCGCTACGCAAAAACCCACCGTGCAAAAACCCGCTACGCAAAAACCCACCGTGCCAAAACCCACCGTGCCAAAACCCACCGTGCCAAAACCCACCGTGCCAAAACCCACCGTGCCAAAACCCACTATGCAAAAACTCACCGTGCAAAAGCCCACTGTGCAAAAACCCATCGTGCAAGCACTCACTGTGGAAAACGCCATCACGCAAACCTTCACCGGGCAACAAGTCAGTGGGGGTAAGTGGCTCCGGGGTAGGGAGAGGACTTTGGCAGGAGAATTTGAATGCGGTAACGATCGATCCATTAATGGTAGAtatcgagcgctgaccgtgtgcagggcactgttttcagcccttagaagagtacgGTacgattggtagatgtgatccctgccctcagggagctgccaATCTAACGGGGGGAGCGACAGAAAGGTGCGCCGCGTGAAGCGGGAAGGCGAAAAGCTAAAGTGGATTAGGGCAAATGTCTTCTCTGGCTCAAAACTCCTTCGGCCGCTAAAGGGTTTCCCTGTACTCGAAACGTCCGTATATACGACAGGATGCAGAATATGCCGTTGCCGATCCTTCCGGAGGTCTGCCGCTCGCGCTGTTTGGGCTGAGGGGAGtatcctaggctgtaagctcactgtggccagggaatccgTCTGTTGGTTGCtgtgtcgtaccctcccaagcgtttagtacacagggtaagcgttcagtaaatacaagggAATGAATAGTCTTCTccgactagactgcaagctccttgagggcggggagggtCCCCTTGAGGGCTCGCTCCAAAGGATAGGGGGTGGTGGGGTTCAGCCCGGTCCTCCCTCAGACCCCAGAGAGGGCAGGGTAAGGGGTTCCATTGGAGGGtagcattccttcattcgatggtatttgtcgagcgctgcgtgcagagcaccgttctaagcgtttgggagagtacaactgaacggtaaactgacacattccttgcccacaatgagtttacggcctagaggggcaggcagacgttaatatccataaataaatgagggatcggtatatgctgtggggctgggagggggaatggatgataataataatgattacggcattcgttaagcacttactacgtgccaagcgctgttcgaagcactggagtctatacaaggtaatcgggttgtcccacgtggggctcaccgattcgatccccattttacagaggaagtaactgaggcacagagaaattaagtggcctgcccgaggtcacactgcagacaagtagcagggctgggataataataataataatgttggtattggttaagcgcttactatgtgcagagcgctgttctaagcgctgggggtgatgcagggtaatcgggtcgtcccacctgaggctcacagttaatccccattttacagatgaggtcactgaagcacagagaagtgaagcgactcgcccgaggtcacacagctgacaagtggcagagccgggagtcgaacccacgtcctctgactcccaagcccgggctctttccactgagccaggctgccggggcaaggcagaagggagagggagaagaggaaaggaggggcttcgtcggggaggcctcttggaggagatgggccttcgatagggctttgaagcggcggAGAGACGACGTctgtcggacttgaggagggagggcgatccaggccagaggcgggttgtgggcgagaggtcggcggagagatagacgaggtggaggcagagtgagaaggttggcgttagaggagccaagtgtgatggctgggttgggggaggagagtagtgagacgaggtaggaaggggcaaggtgatggagcgcttcAAAGCCAACCGTGAGGAGTTTCAGTCGGATGTggctgggcaatcactggaggttcctgaggaggagggaaacgcGGCCCCGAGCCCGTCGGGTTTAGGGAGGGGCGAAGTTCTGGGAATGCCCCACTTCCCCGGAAATTTACCATTCTGTCTCGGGAACTTTTCTGTTTTTCAGAACTCAAAGGAGAGTTGGATGCTTGGTCAGTTGTGCTGCTCGCCCTGGCTTTTATGCTGTTGATGATTCTGCCGGCGACAGGAATCGTCAGGAGGAGGAGTACGTTTCAGCTGGGCCCGTGCTGAAATGACGACAATAATGACGACGGCGACGACAGTAACAATGataacagtggtggtatttgttgagtgcttactgtgtgtcaggcgctgtgcTCAAAActgagggctcccagtctaagcaagagggagagccggaattttatccccattttacagatgagggaactgaggcccggagaagctgattgacctgggttccagtcccagctctagcactgcccgctgtgtgaccttgggcaggtcacttcacttctctgggcttcagttccctcctctgtaaagtggagattaagtctgtgaggcccacgtgggacgtggactttgaacaacctgattatcctgtacctaccccaggtcttagggtcttgacacgtagaaagcgcttaacaaatattagtataCGTTAGTGTATACAtttgtagagagaagcagcgtggctcagtggaaagagcacgggctttggagtcggaggtcatgggttcgaagcccggctctgccacttgtcagttgtgtgactgcgggcaagtcgcttcgcttctctgtgcctcagtgacctcctctgtaaaatggggattaagaccgggagccccacgtgggacaacccgattcccctgtgtctaccccagcgcttagaacagtgctctgcacgtagtaagcgcttaacaaataccaacattattattattagcattatcattatcattcaagACCCCACCTCGGCTCCCCGGGATTCGTTGGGGCGTCCGACTCTGGGTTGACTCGTTTTCACAGGGTGGCAGCTAGCCCCGAGGTCGGCGACATGGATCTGTGCCAGCCACGATGACTAAGTTCTGTGGAGGCCGACAGGAGCTCTGGAGGTGGAGCTGGCGGAGAAGTACGCAGGCCACGAGGGAGGTTGGATGGTGAAcccaaggaagagaaaaagcaagCGACTGAGATCAGCCCTTCTCAATCCCATTGATCTGAGGCATTAATGATGGTCATATTCGTGCTGCTAAAAGTCGCGGTATTTGCTGGGGATTTTAGGCCAAGTtgcggcgcagtggaaagagcccggtcccgggagtcagaaggaccctggttctgACCCCGTCTCCGCCCCCTgtcttgctgcgtgacctggagcgagtcacttcacatctccgggccttaattctctcatctgtaaaacggacgttgagaccgtaagcccttcatgggacagggactgttgtccgacttgccccagggcttagtacagtacctggcacatagtaagcccttaacagataccacagtcattattacacGATATAATCAAACACAACTCCCGTCCTGCCTGAGGCTCAatcgaaaggggagaggagatgatatttcgtcccattttacagatggaggatactgaggaagggagaagtcgagtgacttgaccaaagtctcccagcgggccagtggcagagtcgggattagaacccggttcccctgactcccaggacggtgccctttccactgggccgtgctgcctctGTATCCTTCCGCCGTCCTCCATGGTCATTACCTCGTTCGAAGGCCAGAGTGGAGGGTCACCCTACTTCTCATCCAGTGGGGAGCCGAAAGGGTAGAGACAAACCCCAACTTTTGacggttccaggcagggggaggcTACAGGCACGGACTTCCTGCTATTTCGGTCACTGTCTTGCTTCTCACATAGGCCCAGATATTCTCCTAACCAGGCCTTGtcaactccctttctccctcttccctccgtcTCCGGCTCTCTTCCCGTCCCTCTATCTCTCCCACCCCATcgctctgtctccccttttatctctccccctccatctctctccccctccatctctctccccctcctgtcttctctctccccccgtctctctccctgtctctccacccattcctctctctatctctgcctcctctctctgtctctctcctcacccGGGCTccgcagggagaggcagagagcgtCCTTCGCCTCCTCTGCCGTTGTCCGGCGGGGAGCTAACGGCAACCCCTTCACCGAGCGTCTCTTGTCGTCCGTAGGAGGATGCCAGTCGAAGTCGCTGCGGAGAGAGTCGTTGGCACAGGCAGCAGAGTCGTCTGAGGAGGTCTCGTTAAATGTAAGATCTTCTCCTTTAATCTGAGTTCTGAGCTTTGAAGATTGATCGACAGCAAACTCCTTCAACACAGAGAATTGGTAAAAGGTGGCAGCTGGGACCGgacactagaccgtgagccttcgGTTGATCGCTTTGCTTGGTTTGGTTTTTAATGCTAtcgccgtgtgccaggcaccgcaccgaGCCCCGAGGTGGATTCACGGTAATCCGcacggacccagtccccgtccggcacggggctctcagttctaccccccgttttacggaagaggcaactgaggcccgggctCGTTAAACGACTAGCCCGAGTTCACGCGGCGgtcacgtggcggagcggggattagaacccgggtcccgcgactcccgggcccctcctGGTTTCACTGGGCTACGCGGGTTCTCGGTCCTAgagtccaccgactctgttggatTGCATCCTCAATCGGTCCTATCTATCGAGCACTTCCCGgatgcggggcactgtactaagctctcgggagagtccggCGCATCCTGTCATTGTTGAATTGTTGCTTTCGCTGACCGGCCCCTGACGTTCTTTTCcgggtctcctctccctcccgtttTGCCAGTCCCCTGctgagcaggaactgtgtccgagtCAATATCCTCACACTTTGCCCCCAGCGACTTGGACAGCGGATGGTAAGCTCCCCGAGGACGGGGAAtaggtctaccgactctactgaactctcccaagtacacacagcaagcgctcaataaataccactgactggtgacagtggtagagaagcagcgtggctcagtggaaagagcccgggattgggagtcagaggtcatgggttcgaatcccagctctgccgctcgtcagctgtgtgactgtgggcgggtcacttctctgggcctcagttacctcatctggaaaatggggatcaagtgtgagcctcacgtgggacggcctgattaccctgtatctaccccagcgctcagaacagtgctctgcacagggtaagcgcttaacaaataccaacattaacattacttgttaagcatgtaccaagcgccgttccaagtgctggggcaaatacaagccgACCGGCTTGGACACAGACACGCTTTTCATGCCCGTTTTTtacagaggataataatgttggtatttgttaagcgctttactatgtgccgagcactgttctaagcgctggggtagacacgggggaatcaggatgtcccatgtggggctcacggtcttaatccccattttccagatgaggtaactgaggcccagagaagtgaagtgacttgcccacagccacacggctgacaagtggcagagcagaattcaaactcatgacccctgactccaaagcccgtgctctttccactgagccacgctgcttctctagccacgctgcccggagaggtgaaatgacttgtccaaggtcacacagcagacaagtggcggagccgggtatagaacccatgacctcccgggccggtgttctttccactacgccgtcAAGGCTGGACACTCCTAGGGCAAGCAAGGAAGGGCTGGACCTTCTCCGCGTCGTAACAGTTGTCCTAGGGGATTCTGGTTCATCCTGCTTTCCCCTACCTGGACTTACatttcaatgtccgtctcccgccgCTGTGGGCCGTAAACTCCCcgtgggccgggatcgtgtccatcgactctattgtattgtcatctcccaagctcttcctacagttctctgcacccggtgagcgaTGATCCCGTGCCGATCcaccagtccatcagtggtagttattgagcccatctggagaagcagcatggcgtagtggatagatcccgactctgccccttgtcagctgtgtgactgtgggcaggtcacttcacttctctgtgcctcacttccctcacctgtaaaatggggatgaagactgtgagcctcacgggggtcaacctcattcccctgtatctaccccagcgcttaggacagtgctctgtacggagtaagcgtttaacaaaaaccaacattattattattatcccgggcctgggagtcaggaggtcatgggttctaatcccggctcttccgcttgtctgctgtgtgaccctgggcaagacattttgcttctctgtgcttcagttctctcatctgtaaaatggggattgagactgtgagccccaggtgggacagggactgtgtccaactcgatttacttgcctccagcccagcgtttagtaaaatgcctgtcacacagtaagcgcttaacaaatattattattattattacatccagtgtgcagggcactgtaataagtgcttgaaagagtacaatgaaCAGTCTGGAGATGAATTTAcatggattgcttgattgatttcaaaCATCCAACATACTGACCATGGCCATTCTATCTTAATAGTTCTCGAGCACATCAGATGAAGCATCCGAGCGGCAGACTTCCTACGAAACAGACGGAACAGTAGACGCTGGATGGACAGAGCCCAAACCTCCTGCTCCTGTGCCAGTCCCTGCTCggcattaagactttgaatccATTTGGCATTAAGCTTCGCGGGGTCAAGATGGGGAGGACGGTGGACTGTCGATCGTGAAGCCGGAGGGAGTTCCGGACCAGAGGCGGGAACCTGGGCAAGGGGCCGGCGGCGAGAAACTCAGAATGCATTTATTCAtacattcgttcaatcaatcctatttactgggcgcttactgtgtgcagagcactttacccggcgctcgggagagtgcgatacaacgatgaacacgttccctgcccagagcgagcttacaatctagagggggtgagacagatattaatagagataaataaatgacagatatgcatctaattgctgcggggctgggagggggattggaaaaaggaagcaagtcagggagacccaGACCGTGTCTCGTGCCCCACTGGAGACGCTGCGTTTGATTTCCTCTGACGTCACCGAGCCCTCTGGCTCCCTGAATTTGCTGCGAGACGGAGCGAGGGAGTGTTGGGAGATAACCGGGGGGGAGTTTTCGCTCTTCAAAATTGTCAGGAAAACCTTAGGAAGACTCAAGCGTGGtgagaataaataccactgaatgaatgaacgtgagaAGAAAAGTTCCGGCAAATTCCTTCGTTGGGATATATGTACACGCTAAGAAGCATCgatcaagaacttagtacggggcactgcacgcggtaagcgcccagtaaatacgatggagtgaaccAACGAATCAACCatgtttattgcacgcttaccgtgtgcggagcactatactaagcacacgggagagtcggtgacacgttccctgccgctcACAACAAGCCAACGGTCCGGAAGAGGATAccgacgttaatgtaaataaattactgcGATGtacaaaaagtgctgtggggctgaagggaggggtgaataagaggtGCCGACCCAACCGCAAGGGTGACACAAGGAGGGAGcggggcaagaggaaatgaggctcggCCGGGGCGGCCTCTCAAAGCTGGGCTCCGTACCCGGGAAAACCCCCACACAACGGttccccttctgtctccctgctcccgACCACGGTCTGTCGTCgaccaccaggccacaccgcttatCCGACGCACCGGTGGACAGAGAAATGACCAGCTGAACCCAGCAGCTCGGCAGGTTCTCTGAGAGTTCGGTAGTCCGAGAGTTAGCCGGGAGACTGTTAGATCTGCCAGtccgtcaatcgatcgtatttattgagcgcttactgtgggcggagcactgtactgagtgcttgggagagtacaatagaacgccCCTGGCTGTTGTTTGAGTTTTGTTTTCACATGGTGGTATTCgacaagcatttattatgtgcggtacgggacatagtaagcatttcacagatATCATGATTAGTTGCTgaccgctatactaagcactggggtagaaacaagataatcagagggcGGTTCAAAGCATCAGGGGAAGGCAGAACAGGTGTTGACTCCCTCTTttactcctccccttcctctcacttctccttctcttcctcctcttttactcctcctcccactctggcGTCTTGGCTCTCCGTCCCTGGCTTGTAGCCTCCGTTTAATCAGCAGTTTAATCAGGGTCTCTCGCTCCTTGTTCTGACGCAGAAGGCATGGTGCCAGCAGCTGGAAGTTGTTTATCATCAGTGGAGGCTGGGCCTTGGCGGGACAAAGGTAATGttcagcccttttttttttttttttccctttttagggCACTCGTTTAGTACTTaccaggtaccaggcactgtactgagcactgggggagataccagatcatcaggttgggcacagtgtctgtccaagatggggctcacagtcttaaaccccattatgcggatgaggtaaatgaggcccagagatgtgaagtgacttgcccgaggtcacgtagacGAGTAGAGGACTACAGGGTTATGTACGAAgtactgtaaattatttatttaggttaatgtccgtgtcccactctagactgtaagctccttgtggacagggaaggcatctgccaactctgttgtattatcttctcccaggcgcttagtacggcgctcataACATAATCAGCGTGCAGTAAGTATCGCCGActcattgactgtaagctccttatggacagggaacgttggacacaatccccgtcccacttggggctcacagtctaagtaggcggagtggcgggtagagcacgggcctgggagtcagaaagtcatgggttctaattccagctccaccacttgcctgctgtgtgaacttgggcaagtcacttggcttctctgtgtctcagtttccttatctgtaaactggcgtttgagactataagccccggatggaaccccatttgcttgtatccaccccagcgcttagtgcctggtacgtaataagcgcttaacaaacactcactgtgattattattacagggagggagaacaacactgaatccccattttacagatgaggaaactgaggg
This region of Ornithorhynchus anatinus isolate Pmale09 chromosome 17, mOrnAna1.pri.v4, whole genome shotgun sequence genomic DNA includes:
- the HHLA2 gene encoding HERV-H LTR-associating protein 2 yields the protein MDFSDFQTRTREGRNGRTSVLGEFQQDVVLPCSFKSGSFLVIHWRVGAEEKVVHSYYRDQDQLSRQDSQYRNRTALFHSEIHQGNASLRLHRLRPEDAGIYFCYAASIDGKVEEEVELIFAAFFTPAMEYTKQENSSLLTCRASVIYPHVEWTWSGASETKNLKEGKSGDLYFIESQQTVADSSSLTWCSIQNSLLRRTWKGTWTRAEPLVGNEGEEVSFPSLCAKEKLSPDLPFIVTWSKVTQASLVVLASFDNTSRKLNIREPRLSWDPKAVIQGVSNVTLKNLLQSDEGEYLCSISSRSFTQLTVRQLTVQKPTVQKAATQKLTGQNPFILKPAVQKPTVQKPTVQKPTVQKPTVQKPATQKPTVQKPATQKLTGQNPFILKPAVQKPTVQNPTVEKPATQKLTGQNPFILKPAVQKPTVQKPTVQKPTVQKPTVQKSATQKPTVQKPATQKPTVPKPTVPKPTVPKPTVPKPTVPKPTMQKLTVQKPTVQKPIVQALTVENAITQTFTGQQVSGELKGELDAWSVVLLALAFMLLMILPATGIVRRRRGCQSKSLRRESLAQAAESSEEVSLNPPFNQQFNQGLSLLVLTQKAWCQQLEVVYHQWRLGLGGTKPD